TTACCCGGATCCGGATGAAAGCAATAAAACCATACCGATCCGCGTGGAAACCTCCTTCCACGAGCACTTACTCAGCCAGCTGGGTATGCTGGAACTAGATGATCACCAACATGCTATCGCTGAACATATTATCGGCAGCATCGATGACGATGGTTATCTGCGCCGGGAAATCAGCTCTATGGTAGACGATCTGTCGTTTTCCCAGAATATCGATACAACGGAAGAAGAGATTACATCACTGATCAAAAAGATCCAGGATTTTGATCCGGCCGGAGTTTGTGCCACAGATCTGAAAGAGTGCCTGTTGCTGCAGCTGAAGCGCAAGTCGCAGGAAGATCCGGGGGTACACAACGCTTATCTCATTCTGGAGAACTATTTCGACGAGTTTACCAAGAAACATTACGAGAAGATACAGAAAGCACTGAGCCTTTCAGACGAAGGCCTGAAAGAAGCCATCACACAGATTATCAAGCTTACGCCGAAACCAGGAGGTAACTTTGCCACCCTCAACAAGGCGGAAAGCTATGTATTACCCGATTTCTTTATCGTAAACAATGCCGGCAAACTGGAACTGACGCTTAATTCCCGCAATGCACCCGACCTCCGCATTTCCGGAGGCTATCGGGAGATGCTCAAGGAATATGACCGGGGCGATAAAAAAGATAAACGTCAGAAAGAAGCTGTATTGTTCATCAAACAGAAAATAGACGCTGCCAAGTGGTTTATAGATGCCATCAAACAGCGCCAGCATACCCTGTTATCAACGATGGAGTCGATCATGGATTATCAGCGTGAGTTTTTCCTCACAGGAGATGAAACTACCATGAAACCCATGATCCTCAAGGATATCGCCGACCGTACCCAGCTCGATATCTCTACCGTCAGTCGCGTTGCCAACAGTAAATACGTACAAACAGAGTTCGGTACCTTCAAGCTGAAGTTTTTCTTCTCGGAGTCATTATCCACTGATAGCGGAGAAGAAGTATCTACCAGAGAAGTGAAAAAGATCCTGTCCGACCTGATAGAAGCAGAAAATAAACGTAAGCCGCTGAGTGATGAAAACCTGACGAAAATGCTGCAGGACAAAGGTTACAATATCGCCCGCCGTACAGTAGCCAAGTACAGGGAACAGCTCAACATTCCGGTAGCCCGTTTGCGCAAAGAACTATAAGACCATACCATGCAAGAACACGCTGTTTTAGACAGAAACGGAGATTTAAAGATGGAGCCGGAGTTTTCTCCTGCCATGAAAACCGTGGCCCAGGTGATCTCCTGGATCTCTCATCCTTTGTTTATTTCGCTGCTGGTCACATTTGTGGTACTGGCCTTCATCCCGGAGTATATGGTGCCGTTCAAACCTCTTAGCAAACGGTTCCCGTTCGATGTTTTATACATAAGGGTACTGATCATCAGTATAGGATTCCCTATGTTGACCCTGCTGCTGGCGAAAGCACTGAAATTTGTTTCTTCCATATACATGAAGTCTCAGCGCGACCGGATCATTCCTTATGTGGCGATGATCATTTACTACTTCTGGGCATTTTATACCTTCAAGCAGGAAGGGCGTGCACCGAGGTTTTACACGGCATTTTTCCTGGGCGTTTTTCTTAGTATTTCCATTTCTTTTGTCAGCAATAACTTTATTAAGACCAGCATGCATGCAGTAGGCTGGGGCGGCGTAATCGGGTTTCTCCTGTCGCTCATGTGGGGCATGCATATGAACGTATCCGTTCCGCTGGTGATCACCTTTTTTATAGCAGGCCTGGTAGCCACGGCCCGGCTGATACTGGCAGCACATACAGAGCGCGAGATCTATATCGGGTTTCTTATTGGTATTGTTTCCCAACTGGCAGCCTGCCTGATCCTTGTAAAATAAACAGAAAGATATTTACCATTCCGCCCTGTTCCCCGCTGATAACCCTGATTGCAGGATTATCAGCCGGTGAACAGGATTCAGTGTTTCAGAATGGTGGGGAATATTTTTTGGGGTTTGACCTGTAGCACTTTCATCGTAGCTGCCGGGGACATTGGATGTAAGGCCGTAAGGCAGGCTAACAAACAATTTAACAAACAATTCGAGGGGGATTTAACTCTAACAACTAAACTTGACAATACAAAAGTCTGATATTCCCGGCGCTTACTCAAGCGTATAACTACGCTTTTTAAAAAAGCAGTAGTATTCTCATTTTACTTTCCGGAAAATTTTTTTGAAGAATTGTTATTACGCAAATTCAATGCGTAATGAGTTGGCATCTTTGTTATGCCATTGCGGGTTAACCCCTTTTAAAGACTAAAAAGTAGTTTCTTTGACTGATATAAGTAAAAAGCGCTGAGAATACTATTTAATTTAGCATTTAAAAGAAATTGCTAAAATTTTTAGGAAAATAAAAAATAAGATCATAACTTAGCATTCCAATTGAATTGCTTTCTGTTCGTGATCGGGTATCTATTAAATTTGTAAAAACATTAATTATATGTCTACAGCCAATGCAGAAAAACTGAAGGCCCTGCGCCTCACAATGGACAAGATCGAGAAAGATTTCGGTAAGGGATCTGTGATGATGATGGGAGAAAAAGCAGATGCACCGATGGAAGTTATATCCACAGGTTCTCTGGGTCTGGATATAGCACTTGGAATAAATGGTTTACCGAAAGGCAGAATCATCGAGATATATGGTCCGGAATCTTCTGGTAAAACAACCATTGCTATTCATACAATTGCAGAAGCACAGAAAAAAGGTGGTATCTGCGCTATTATAGATGCGGAGCATGCCTTCGACAGCAGCTACGCCAAAAAGCTGGGAGTAGATGTTGATTCCCTGCTGATTTCCCAACCAGATCATGGTGAACAGGCCCTTGAAATTGCTGACCGCCTGATCCTTTCCGGAGCAGTAGATGTGGTGGTAATTGACTCCGTTGCAGCCCTGGTACCTAAGAGTGAGCTGGAAGGGGAAATGGGAGAAAGCAAGATGGGATTGCAGGCCCGTTTGATGTCGCAGGCATTGCGTAAGTTAACGGCAACTATCGCCAAAACCAATTGCTGTGCGATCTTCATCAACCAGCTGCGTGAAAAGATCGGTGTAATGTTCGGTAACCCGGAAACTACAACTGGTGGTAACGCATTAAAATTCTATGCTTCAGTAAGGCTGGATATCCGCCGCATGAGCCAGATTAAAGATGGTGATGAGGCTATTGGTAACCGTGTGAAAGTAAAAGTGGTGAAAAACAAAGTAGCACCTCCTTTCCGTCAGGCAGAATTCGATATCGTTTATGGTCAGGGTATTTCCAAAATGGGAGAAGTGATCGATATGGGTGTTGAATATGGCATTATCCAGAAAAGTGGTAGCTGGTTCAGCTATGATAGCAATAAACTGGGTCAGGGCCGCGATGCAGTGAAACAGCTGCTGGGCGATAATCCTGAGCTGGCTGCTGAAATCGAAACAAAGATCAAAGCAAAAATTGCCGAAAAGCAGGAAGCAGAGTGATATAGCATGAAGGCAGCGAATGAATAGCCAATCTCATCAATGATGACATTGAGGTTATTGATCCCGTATTGCAACTTATTTATAACATTGTAATGTTCCTGATTTTTTGAATCATATTAAAATTAAACCTTAGCATATAAGCACATATAGAAGTTAGTTTTAGTTTTAGTAAGCATTGGGTTAGTATGCACATCCCTGCCTTATCCTGGGCGGGGATTTTTGCTCTCTGGAAATTGCACGCTGAATATTCCTGATGGGGCCACTGATCCGGGAACCGTGATCACATGTGAATAGTAAATTCCAGGGAAAATCCGACAGATAATTGCGGAGGAAATAAATAAAAAAGCCTTTCCGGATTGGAAAGGCTTTTATTTATGTATAGCTATCTGAATCTTATTTCACAAAAACTATTACGCTTCTGCTTTCAGACTCTTTGCTGATCTCTTACGCTCTTCCTCATCCAGAATGGTTTTACGCATACGGATGTGGTTAGGAGTAACTTCAATACACTCATCATGCTGGATATACTCCATACATTCTTCCAGTGTCATCAGAATCTTAGGAGCAATGTTTGCAGCGCCGTCAGTTCCGCTCGCACGCATGTTTGTCAGCTTCTTTCCTTCATTCGGATTCACCACCAGATCACCAGGTTTGTTGTTCTCTCCGATGATCATACCCTTGTATACCTCTTCTCCCGGATCAACAAAGAAAGATCCTCTGTCTTGCAACTTATCCAATGAATAAGCAGTAGTAGTACCCGCTTCTTTCGCAATCAGTACACCATTGTTACGGCCGGGGATAG
The genomic region above belongs to Chitinophaga sp. 180180018-3 and contains:
- the rpoN gene encoding RNA polymerase factor sigma-54, whose product is MLKQTQQQKLLQKLSPQQIQLMKLLQVPTVNLEERIKEELEENPALEYGEEAGDDEFKEQEEYESQAEDEEEFEPDGSESEYDNIDISEYVSDGDDDVADYKLRDDNYPDPDESNKTIPIRVETSFHEHLLSQLGMLELDDHQHAIAEHIIGSIDDDGYLRREISSMVDDLSFSQNIDTTEEEITSLIKKIQDFDPAGVCATDLKECLLLQLKRKSQEDPGVHNAYLILENYFDEFTKKHYEKIQKALSLSDEGLKEAITQIIKLTPKPGGNFATLNKAESYVLPDFFIVNNAGKLELTLNSRNAPDLRISGGYREMLKEYDRGDKKDKRQKEAVLFIKQKIDAAKWFIDAIKQRQHTLLSTMESIMDYQREFFLTGDETTMKPMILKDIADRTQLDISTVSRVANSKYVQTEFGTFKLKFFFSESLSTDSGEEVSTREVKKILSDLIEAENKRKPLSDENLTKMLQDKGYNIARRTVAKYREQLNIPVARLRKEL
- the recA gene encoding recombinase RecA, whose amino-acid sequence is MSTANAEKLKALRLTMDKIEKDFGKGSVMMMGEKADAPMEVISTGSLGLDIALGINGLPKGRIIEIYGPESSGKTTIAIHTIAEAQKKGGICAIIDAEHAFDSSYAKKLGVDVDSLLISQPDHGEQALEIADRLILSGAVDVVVIDSVAALVPKSELEGEMGESKMGLQARLMSQALRKLTATIAKTNCCAIFINQLREKIGVMFGNPETTTGGNALKFYASVRLDIRRMSQIKDGDEAIGNRVKVKVVKNKVAPPFRQAEFDIVYGQGISKMGEVIDMGVEYGIIQKSGSWFSYDSNKLGQGRDAVKQLLGDNPELAAEIETKIKAKIAEKQEAE